The Bacillota bacterium genomic interval CAACACTCGGGCAATTTGCTCAGTACCAGCTCCGTATACCGCCCTTAGATCCGAAAGCACGACACAAACGTTTGCCAGCTCATCCTTGCCCACCGCTACAAATAGATTGGCCAGAGCAGTAGTGGTAACCACAGCAAGGTCGGAATTGCCAACCGGTTTTGACTTGGCGTTTTCCAGATAAGGCGGAAGTTCATCAAGCAGGATCAGCAGGGGCTCTCCTTTCAGGAGATTGACCCAAGCCGTTTGACCCGGAGCCGAGAGAGGAGCGTAATAACTGTTGAACAACTCTTTCTTGCCCAATTGTTCGGCGATGGCGCCCCAGATTCCGAACGGAACGTCGCTTTCCCGCCCGGTAAAAGACACGACCCGGACCTCACCGAGGTTCTGGGACTGATAAAGACTGCCCATGACCTTCGGACGCAGTTCCGGATGCTTAGCCAGAAGACCCAGGGCAATCATGTTGTGCGTCTTGCCGCCGCCCATCGCCTGAGTGAGTTTAATAACCCCGGAAGCCGAATGTCCTTCGAAACGCCGGAAGGCTTCCCGAAACAGACGCTTCATGCCGTCCGTCGGGTAGTTCTCCTCAAAAAAACTGTGGGCTTCGATACGGTTCTCGACCAGATCGGTCAGGTCCAGTACCACGTCACGCCTGGCGCGATCAAAAACGCTATCGCGGGGCTTGCAAAGCTGCTTAAGGGTCTTCAAGCCCAATCACTCCCTCTCGCCGACTACTTGATCTTTTGCGGACATCATTGAGTCATTTGCTTACACTTTTCAAGCCTAATTCGACAACAAGAACCTGAGTCCCTTCCTACTTTATCCAGCAATCCTCTTTATCGCTGAAAGAGAAATTACAAGCTTTTGTCACCGCTTCCTCCTGTAACGAGATCAGTACTCCTTGCCCACCTCGGCATAGATTTCTTCCGCCACCCGGAGGGAATATCCCGGGCGGAGGCCCGCTTCGCGGACGATCTTCCAGGGACGCACCAATTCACCGCGGTCCCGTAATTGCGCTGCGGCACACCTTATCCGGCGGATTTGGAAATCTTCTTCTGTTTCGATAAGGTGGTCAAGAACAGCCCTCGTTTTCGGAAGCTTCGACAGATGCCTTTGCAGCAAGGCCAACTTCCCTGTTTTCTTCCCAATGGCACTGACCGTCAGGCGCGTTGGCTTACCCGATTGTTGTTTCATTTCCGCCGCGGCCCTGGTCACCAGTGCGGCCAGTTCCGTATCGCGTTTTTGCCAGTCTACGCGCCGATCATCACCCTTTTTCGGTGCCGGTGCCGGTGAGTACTCGTCCAGCCAAAGCCGGTCATAGCGGTAAAGCCAGGCATAGTCCGCCGGGGCAATACGCCTTAGTTCGGTCTTCGTCTTCTCTGGGAATTTCTCCATTAGTGCCAGCCAGCAGGTCCGGTAATCATTTATTTCGCCCATCCGGGCACCGGGAACTGGATTTTGATCCGGCCGGCTTTTGCCGTTACCTATCAGCCGTTGCAGGTGTCTTTTTACGGTAAGCGGGTCAACATTGAGCTTGCGCGCTACGGCCTTTGGTTTTTGCTTCCCGGTTACCGCCAGACGGATGAGTTCCTCCTCCCAGACCGGACCGAAGGACTTGATGCGCCCGATATGATAGCAGTCGTTTTCGGACCGGTCCGGCCCCCGACGTGCGTAGGTGAAACCGCATGCACAGGTGAAGGTTCCGACCGGCAGTCCTGTTTTATAGTCCCACGTAACGGTACACCTCCTGACCACCGCCCGCCGGTAGTGTGGGGCGGCGGCATTCAGGCAGGGCCAGGGCCCGCGGCCAAAGGGGCGTTGTTGCTCCTTCTTTCCCATCAGGAATTCTTCCGGTGTCAAGCCCAGAAATCTGATGAACAAGAGGTGTCGGACGGGGTGTGTGGTGGTGCGCGGCTCGCGCAACAACTTGTTTAACCAGTTCTCATTTTGGCTATAATCAATGGCACTATCCATCTCGGCCAGGAAATCCGGACCGTAGAAGCTGTGAAAAGCTTCCATCAACTCCCGCTGCCTGATCCGGCCCGTATAGGTGGCCAGATTCTTCTTCTGCAGGTGACAGATGTACCGTTCACGCAGTTCGGCCAGCCCGTGCACCGGTACCTCGTGATTGAGCAGCCAGTGCACAGACCCGGCCAGGGCAAGATAATGTGCGGCATTAACTCCGATAACGGCCTCGGCCGACTCCCTGGCCGGATCACTGTCCAAAGGATGAAAGGCGTGCTTGTTCGGCTGGCAAGAGACCGCCACATTGCTGTCGCCCAACCAGACGCGGTGCACTGGGCAGACCCGGGCCCCAAAAACCTGGTGGGTTCGGTGCCAGTATGGTTCCCCGTACCGTTCAGTATCCGCCCGGAGACATGCGGGACAATAGCGGAGAAACCTTGGCGAAGTGAGGCTGCTGGCCATGATGCCGATGGTGATGTGGATTTTCCCGCCCTCCGTGCCGTCCTTCATTAATTGCCTGATCCGGGCGGCCCGTTTCTGCGGCAGGAAAGGACGGTACAGTGGAAACAGCGTATGTTTTTCAATGATGCGATCCGGCGTATTCAACGAGCCGGGTGGAAGCCGGTCATAGAGCGCCTGCAGCCGGTTGGGCAGATCGGCGATGGCGCAAGCCGTCCGGGAACCGAAAAGATCATGCACGGTGTCTTTGTAACCCGCATTCCGGCTCCACACGTGGTAACGGGCCAAAGCACTGTAAAGAAGCTCATCCGGATAAAGGGCCGGGAAAAAAGGCAGCATCAAACTCACCTCCCTAAACAGCCAGGAATTCGTCCACCGGTTTGATTACGCCCGCTTCCTTCAAGGCTTCATAAGCGGGAAAGCCTTTCTTTTTCCCTTGCGCGGCAATTTCCCTCAGATCGCCGGAAAGGGAAGCCGTGGGCGGTTTCCGCTTGCGGCCGCTTCCGGACGGTGCCTTCGCCCAGGGGTGGTCATCCTTTTTCTCAGCGGACTTGTTCGTGGCCAGCAAAAAGGCTTCTTGCATGGCCGACTTTAAATCCCTTGCGCTTCCGTGGCGGTCCAGGGCTTGTACGGCACACGCGCGGGCAATGCGGGGTGCAAAACCAGCCTCCACCAACCAATTGGCAATCCGGACCGGATTTGAATCGGGACCGTCACCGGCAGCGTTTTGCTCAGCCTTTCTTTGGTTGCGCAAGGTATTCAGCGTTCCCTCAATAGTCACCCGTTGATTCGCTTGTTGAAAGTATTCGTCCAGGTTCGCAATCGGAGGGTGAATATCCATGATGGTGCTGAGTTTCTGATAATCCTTCCGCCGTAGCGCTTCGAGAATCGTCTTAACCGACTGCAGGCACTCGGCGGCGGCCTTTCGAATCGACCCCGGAGTGATGGTTTCGTCTTCGCCTCCGATTACGCTCCACTGGGTGATCATATACAGCTTAACGGCAATGTCCACGATTCCCTGCGATTCGTCATATAAAGCCTGGCTGAGCGCCGACGTGAGCGGTGTGGGAATATTGGTCCACTGGTAATCCCATAAACCATCGATGAAGAAATCCCAGATTTCATCCTTGGCAAAATGAGACCAGATCAGATCTCCCTGTCCGGAGCCTCTACGGGCTGAGGCAAACTCCCGGGTAACCAGCGGGAGCGCCTTGAATGTGCCCACAAGTACCACCGGAACTCCGATGGTATTGGCCAACTGCACGAAAAAGTTCAGCATCTTGGCGGCGCCGCCGCTTTTCGCCTCACTCAGCCGCTGAATCTCATCAACCACAAGTACGCCCAGGCCTAAAACGGCCGCCAAGTAGGCCATGTTCGGTATCAGTTCGTCCACCGTCCGGCGGCTGTTGCCAAACTTCTGGTAATAGCGCGTTTCGAGAATCTGGTCGATGGCCTGGAAGAAATTCAGGCAAAGTCCCTTCAGCGAACCGTCGTACGGGCATTCCAACTTGAGCCAGACCAACTGCGCACGGTCGAAGCTGTGTCCGTTGTACTCGGTATGGACAATTACCTGGGGATAAAGAGACAGTACGCTTTCCACCGCCGTGGACTTGCCCACCCCGCTGGTCCCAATGATGTGGAAGCCGGCCGCCGTGGAACGGATGACCGGCGTGTAGTTATCATCCGCCGGACCCCAGTCAATGCCGGGAAACCCCGCTCTGATCTGTTTCTTCCACTCCGCCGAAATCGGGTTGCGCGCCAAATAACCATTGCGGATCATCCGGGAAAAACGGCGTTCCAACTCCGTGTGAATGGGTAAGGGTTCCATATAATTGGCAATCGACTGCACCGCCTGGAGGCGGGCTTCAGCCGGCCACCGGCGTTCAGCTTCATCATACTTGGGTCTGCGGCGCATACGTCTGGCCGCGGTATCGGACGTATAAACCGGTGGCAGGGCCTCGATGAATGGGTTATGCTGATAGACCGCCTCCATGCTTGGACCGTAATTCGCGGGAATCCGGTTGCCGACAAAAATGTGGCCCCCGCACAGCCTTTCGACCATTACTGATCACCTCTTTCCTTACGCAGGCGCTTTAGCATTTCAAAATCCTTCTCACGCCAGGACGAGTTCTTCTCGCCCGCTCCATTTTCCGTCCGGGGAGGCTCATGAGATTTAATCTCACTTCCGGGAGCCTTGTCCTTGTCGTTCAAGATCCACGCTTCTTCCTGACGGATCTGCTCCTTTTCCTCCGCCCTATTCCGGCGGATGTTCTTAATGCGCTGCCGGTTGCTGGCCCCGCCGGAACCGGCAGCCTCCGTTTGTTCTTTGGCCTCCGCCACCACCGCCTTGATGCGGGCGTTCAGTTCCGCCTTGGACTGCATCTCGTCGGTGGCATGCAGCGCGTGCTGCATTCGTTCCAATTCCTGCAACTCCAAGACTTCCTCCAGGCGCCGCCCCTTGTACAGTTCTTGGGTTTTCAACAACCGGCACGGTTCGATTTCCCTTCCATCCCGTGGACATAGATAGATAACATCCGTACTCCGTGGATCAAAACTGACGGGAACGGTCCACTGACCATACACGCGCGCCTTTTCAAACCACTGTTCCAACAGAGCCCGCTCGCAACTGTAATACATTCCCTTGAAACGAATTCCCTTGGGAGTGACAGCCGCCTGATCTCTGGGCATCAAACTCAGCCGGACAATGTCCGGTGCCACTTCCCTCAAGTGACCGCTCCGGTTGGCTATCCCCCAATTCCATAACTCGATGGGGATCGGTTCGACCCCTTCGCTAACCATAAAATCATCCCGCGGGTACCACTCCATGCGGTGGTGCAGGTTGTATTGCAGCGCCGTGTAGATCATGATTTTCGTAAACTGATGCAAGTCCAGCGTGGCGTCTAACCGGTAGTCCCTTTCGCCCCGTTCGCGGAACCGCTCCCTGACCGCGCCGGGAAGCCAGTGAATCACCTTTAGATCGTCCAGGCGGAAGTGTTGCTCGACGATGCCCTTCCAGTCGGCGCGATACGGCGGAGTATTGGCCATGGTGATGTTCAGGGAGTCTACCAGGTGATCCGCATTGATCCCCTCCAATTCCCCCCGGTCGGCAAGGATCGCTTCGGGCAGGTGGCGGCAAGGCCATTCCTCCGGCGAAATTTCAATCCCGTATTCCGCACAGAAGGACACCTTGTCGGCAGCAGCGTTCGCCAGGGCCATCATTGCGCCAACCCAACTGGGTCCTTCCAGCCCGATATAGAGTCCGGCCACCATCCGGCTCAAGACATCAATCACCACGTATAGCACCGGTTTGCCGATAATCTGCGACCGGTTGAAACTGCTGACGAGGTAAACACTGACGATGGTGGCGTCAATTTGATAAAGGGAACCGGGACCGAAGGCCATTTGGGTTGAGTTGCCCAAAACGGCTCTTTTCCGGAGGGCGAAGCCCCGTTCCCCCTCCCGGGCGGTGATGGACTTGCGCAAATCCAGCTCTTTGGAATACCAGTACCGGTATTGTCCAAAAGTAGGCAGTTCGTTTGCGGGTGGCAGGATGGGGATCTGGACACCTTCATCCTCACGGAAACCGACGCTGAAGAATTTTTCAATCATCTGCTGGTAGGCCCGGGTGAGCGGAGCCTTGTCCTTATTGTTGTAGAACATCTTCGTCCCGGCCCGGAAGATTCTCTTTATGTCTTCATCGATATTTACACCGATCCTATCCCCATCCAACTTGACAATCTTGGGCGGCCGGCCCCGTTTTGCGCTTTTATCACTGATTTTGCGCTCGCGGCCGGGAGCACCGCAACGGTCATACGCGGGAAGCAGGGCGTTTTTTGTTTTTCCCCCGGCCCAATAGCGGCGCAGATATTTGTAGACCGTCCCCTTGTGGACACCGAAGCGCTCCGCCGTCTCCGCCACCAGGCGTCCGCGCCTCTCATCCCGGTAAATGTCCGGTTCATCCTCCACCAGATCCTTGATCATCTCCCAGGCGCGATCCCTGCGCTCACGGTGTTTCTGCAGGATTTCCGCCTCGGCGGTGATCAGCCCGGAATAGGGGTCCACCGTCCGTTTGACGGCTTCTCCATCGGCCATGGCCCTTTCGATATCCCGGGCGTCTTTCCAGAGGGGCAGGGCCTTGGGATTGAAAAGCGGCATCACCACTACTTGTTTACCGGTGGCATCAAGCCAGAGAACGCGTTCCAAAACAAATGTGTTTTCATCAATGCCCAGCCATTCGATTATTGAGTTTATAACTATGACCCCCGTCATGCGGAATCACCTGCCTGATTAATCTTCATGTAGGATCGAGTGACGGCCAAAGGTTTGCCCGTATCTATGACCGTGTTCATGTCCACCAGCCAGTACCGGTTGGCGATCAGGTGTCTTACCACCCACAAGCTGCTTCCCGGTTCCAAGCCCAACTGCTCGTCCACCGCCAGAGCCGCGTGGGCCAAGGGGTTCCTCCTTCGCTCCATCTGTTTGGAAAGCCCGTGTTCAATCTGACCGAGGATATGCGGACTGATGTCCGGTGCACTGGACAAGTCCCTGGCCTTATGGACCCACCGTACATTGGCGGCCAATGGCTCCGGGATCTCGTTTTCGGTAACAATCCCCCAATCCATCCCTTGCTCCTGCCACCAGGTTCGCTCGATTTCCAGCTTTTCCAGCGCCCGCCTGGAATTCAGATCCTTGGCCATCTTGACGGTGCGCGCCCTTAACTCGGTTCCACCCGCCGTACAAACATCGATCACAAAGTCCGTCGTCATCACGGCCGCCTCTTTGGTCTTGGGATCTGTGGGATGCTTGATCTGCAAACGCCCGGCAATCTCCAGGGTTTGGTCAAGCGGCAAAGGATATTGCTCCCGGATATCCGTAACGGCCGGAGACCATTCCAGGGTGTAGAAATATTTCAGCTCCAATTGAGACAAAAAATGATGTACCCTCCCGGTCTTCCAGCCCAATTCACGGGTGGAGAGACCTCGGGAGGATACATCCCGGATAGTCAGCCAGGGAAGGTATCCGCTACCGTGGCCTTGACCGCGGCCCTCCCTGGTCATCCTTTCAATCTTAGCCGGTGTGGTGGTTCGCTTTCGTTTGGCCATGGGAAATCAGCCTCTTTTTCCCTTTTAGCCTATTATACACCACCATGTCCGGCTAGTCTACAACTTTATTTTCATAGTCTACGACTTTATTACGTAGTCTACAACTTTATTTTCACAGTCTACAACTTTATTTTACATAGACACCAGGTGTACACCCTTGCCTACTGCTACTCCACCGTCACGCTCTTGGCCAGGTTGCGTGGTTTGTCGACGGAGCAGCCCCGGTATACGGCGGCGTAGTAGGCGAAGAGCTGGAGCGGGACCACCGCCAGGATGGGCGCCAGGACCGGGTGGGTGGGCGGCAGGTAGAGGCGGAAATCACCCAGCTCCTCGCTGTCGTGGTCGCCCTGGAAGGTCAGGGTGACCACCTCGGCGCCGCGCGCCTTCACTTCCTTGATGTTGCTCAACGTCTTCTCGAAGAGCTCCGGCTGGGTGGCCAGGGCGATCACCGGGATGCCCTCGGTGATCAGGGCCAGGGTGCCGTGTTTGAGTTCGCCGGCGGCGTAAGCCTCGGCGTGGATGTACGAGATTTCCTTGAGTTTTAAGCTCCCCTCCATGGCCACCGCGTAGTCCAGGCCGCGGCCGATAAAGAACAGGCAGTGCCGCTGGTGGTAGCGCCGCGCCAGGGCGGCGATCTCCTCCGCGCCGGCCAGGATCTGGCCCACGCCGTGGTGGAGTTCGCGCAGGGCCCGCAGGAGGTCCTCGCGCTCCTCGCCGGGCAGGGTGCCGCGCTCTCCGGCCAGCCAGACGGCCAGCAGGTAGAAGGCGGCGAGCTGGGTGACGTAGGCCTTGGTGGAAGCCACGGCGATTTCGGGGCCGGCCCAGGTGTAGAGCACGCTGTCGGCCTCGCGCGCGATGGAGCTGCCGACCACGTTGGTGATCGCCACGACCCGCGCGCCGCGGCTTTTCGCCTCGCGTAGCGCCGCCCGGGTGTCGGCGGTCTCGCCGGACTGGCTGACCACCACCACCAGGTCCCCCGGCCCGATGAGCGGGTCGCGGTAACGGAACTCGGAGGCGATGTCCACCTCCACCGGCAGGCGGACCAGTTTCTCGATGATGTATTTCCCGACCACGCCGGCGTGGAAGGCCGTACCGCACGCGGTCACGAAGACCTTCTTCAAGCCTTTGGCGAACCCGGGCTCGAAGTTCAGCTCCTCCAGCACGGCACGCCGGCAGTCGTCGTCGATCCGGCCGCGCAGGGTGTCGCGGAGTGAGCGCGGCTGTTCAAAAATCTCTTTGAGCATGAAGTGGTCGTAGCCGGCTTTCTCGGCCTGTTCGGCCTCCCAATGGACCTGGAAGATCTCCCTGTTCAGCGGCCGGCCGTGGAAATCGGAGATCCGCACCCCGTCCGGGGTGATTTCAGCGACGTCGCCGTCGTTCAAGAGGTGGGTGTCCCGCGTGTAGGCCAGCAGCGCCGGGATGTCGGAGGCGATGAAGTTCTCGCGCTCGCCCACGCCGATGACCAGCGGGCTGTCCTGGCGGGCGGTGACCAGCCGCTGGGGCTCGTCGACGGTGAGCGCCAGGAGCGCGAAGCTCCCCTCCAGCCACTCCAGGGCCTCCAGCACGGCCCGGTACAGGTCGCCGCGGTAGAACTGCTCGATCAGGTGGGGCAGCACCTCGGTGTCGGTGTCCGAACGGAACGCGTGCCCCTCGGCTTTGAGCCGGCTCCGCAGGCGGTGGTAGTTCTCGATGATCCCGTTGTGCACCACGGCGATCCGCCCGGTGCAGTCGGTGTGGGGGTGGGCGTTGAGGTCGGTGGGCGCGCCGTGCGTCGCCCAGCGGGTGTGCCCGATGCCGGACGTGGCCTCGAACCGGAACTCGGCGAGGGCCCGCACCAAGACGTCCAGGGTGCCTGCCCGCTTCTCCACGGTGAGGCCGCCGTTTTGGGGCACCACAATGCCCGCCGAGTCGTACCCGCGGTATTCCAAGCGCCGCAGCCCGTCGATCAGGACGGGCACGGCCTGCTGGTGGCCGGTGTAACCAACAATTCCGCACATCGCTAAAATCCTCCTGTTGTCTCTATGTTGTCTCTAAAGAAATGGACAAGGACCGGCAACAAAGCGCG includes:
- a CDS encoding TnsD family transposase; this translates as MLPFFPALYPDELLYSALARYHVWSRNAGYKDTVHDLFGSRTACAIADLPNRLQALYDRLPPGSLNTPDRIIEKHTLFPLYRPFLPQKRAARIRQLMKDGTEGGKIHITIGIMASSLTSPRFLRYCPACLRADTERYGEPYWHRTHQVFGARVCPVHRVWLGDSNVAVSCQPNKHAFHPLDSDPARESAEAVIGVNAAHYLALAGSVHWLLNHEVPVHGLAELRERYICHLQKKNLATYTGRIRQRELMEAFHSFYGPDFLAEMDSAIDYSQNENWLNKLLREPRTTTHPVRHLLFIRFLGLTPEEFLMGKKEQQRPFGRGPWPCLNAAAPHYRRAVVRRCTVTWDYKTGLPVGTFTCACGFTYARRGPDRSENDCYHIGRIKSFGPVWEEELIRLAVTGKQKPKAVARKLNVDPLTVKRHLQRLIGNGKSRPDQNPVPGARMGEINDYRTCWLALMEKFPEKTKTELRRIAPADYAWLYRYDRLWLDEYSPAPAPKKGDDRRVDWQKRDTELAALVTRAAAEMKQQSGKPTRLTVSAIGKKTGKLALLQRHLSKLPKTRAVLDHLIETEEDFQIRRIRCAAAQLRDRGELVRPWKIVREAGLRPGYSLRVAEEIYAEVGKEY
- a CDS encoding ATP-binding protein; this encodes MVERLCGGHIFVGNRIPANYGPSMEAVYQHNPFIEALPPVYTSDTAARRMRRRPKYDEAERRWPAEARLQAVQSIANYMEPLPIHTELERRFSRMIRNGYLARNPISAEWKKQIRAGFPGIDWGPADDNYTPVIRSTAAGFHIIGTSGVGKSTAVESVLSLYPQVIVHTEYNGHSFDRAQLVWLKLECPYDGSLKGLCLNFFQAIDQILETRYYQKFGNSRRTVDELIPNMAYLAAVLGLGVLVVDEIQRLSEAKSGGAAKMLNFFVQLANTIGVPVVLVGTFKALPLVTREFASARRGSGQGDLIWSHFAKDEIWDFFIDGLWDYQWTNIPTPLTSALSQALYDESQGIVDIAVKLYMITQWSVIGGEDETITPGSIRKAAAECLQSVKTILEALRRKDYQKLSTIMDIHPPIANLDEYFQQANQRVTIEGTLNTLRNQRKAEQNAAGDGPDSNPVRIANWLVEAGFAPRIARACAVQALDRHGSARDLKSAMQEAFLLATNKSAEKKDDHPWAKAPSGSGRKRKPPTASLSGDLREIAAQGKKKGFPAYEALKEAGVIKPVDEFLAV
- the glmS gene encoding glutamine--fructose-6-phosphate transaminase (isomerizing), yielding MCGIVGYTGHQQAVPVLIDGLRRLEYRGYDSAGIVVPQNGGLTVEKRAGTLDVLVRALAEFRFEATSGIGHTRWATHGAPTDLNAHPHTDCTGRIAVVHNGIIENYHRLRSRLKAEGHAFRSDTDTEVLPHLIEQFYRGDLYRAVLEALEWLEGSFALLALTVDEPQRLVTARQDSPLVIGVGERENFIASDIPALLAYTRDTHLLNDGDVAEITPDGVRISDFHGRPLNREIFQVHWEAEQAEKAGYDHFMLKEIFEQPRSLRDTLRGRIDDDCRRAVLEELNFEPGFAKGLKKVFVTACGTAFHAGVVGKYIIEKLVRLPVEVDIASEFRYRDPLIGPGDLVVVVSQSGETADTRAALREAKSRGARVVAITNVVGSSIAREADSVLYTWAGPEIAVASTKAYVTQLAAFYLLAVWLAGERGTLPGEEREDLLRALRELHHGVGQILAGAEEIAALARRYHQRHCLFFIGRGLDYAVAMEGSLKLKEISYIHAEAYAAGELKHGTLALITEGIPVIALATQPELFEKTLSNIKEVKARGAEVVTLTFQGDHDSEELGDFRLYLPPTHPVLAPILAVVPLQLFAYYAAVYRGCSVDKPRNLAKSVTVE
- a CDS encoding Mu transposase C-terminal domain-containing protein — encoded protein: MTGVIVINSIIEWLGIDENTFVLERVLWLDATGKQVVVMPLFNPKALPLWKDARDIERAMADGEAVKRTVDPYSGLITAEAEILQKHRERRDRAWEMIKDLVEDEPDIYRDERRGRLVAETAERFGVHKGTVYKYLRRYWAGGKTKNALLPAYDRCGAPGRERKISDKSAKRGRPPKIVKLDGDRIGVNIDEDIKRIFRAGTKMFYNNKDKAPLTRAYQQMIEKFFSVGFREDEGVQIPILPPANELPTFGQYRYWYSKELDLRKSITAREGERGFALRKRAVLGNSTQMAFGPGSLYQIDATIVSVYLVSSFNRSQIIGKPVLYVVIDVLSRMVAGLYIGLEGPSWVGAMMALANAAADKVSFCAEYGIEISPEEWPCRHLPEAILADRGELEGINADHLVDSLNITMANTPPYRADWKGIVEQHFRLDDLKVIHWLPGAVRERFRERGERDYRLDATLDLHQFTKIMIYTALQYNLHHRMEWYPRDDFMVSEGVEPIPIELWNWGIANRSGHLREVAPDIVRLSLMPRDQAAVTPKGIRFKGMYYSCERALLEQWFEKARVYGQWTVPVSFDPRSTDVIYLCPRDGREIEPCRLLKTQELYKGRRLEEVLELQELERMQHALHATDEMQSKAELNARIKAVVAEAKEQTEAAGSGGASNRQRIKNIRRNRAEEKEQIRQEEAWILNDKDKAPGSEIKSHEPPRTENGAGEKNSSWREKDFEMLKRLRKERGDQ
- a CDS encoding TnsA endonuclease N-terminal domain-containing protein; translated protein: MSQLELKYFYTLEWSPAVTDIREQYPLPLDQTLEIAGRLQIKHPTDPKTKEAAVMTTDFVIDVCTAGGTELRARTVKMAKDLNSRRALEKLEIERTWWQEQGMDWGIVTENEIPEPLAANVRWVHKARDLSSAPDISPHILGQIEHGLSKQMERRRNPLAHAALAVDEQLGLEPGSSLWVVRHLIANRYWLVDMNTVIDTGKPLAVTRSYMKINQAGDSA